In Flavobacterium lacustre, a genomic segment contains:
- a CDS encoding sugar O-acetyltransferase translates to MNTEKEKMIAGDYYLAGDPVLVKDRRRSKNLLHRLNVIEYRITKKAREILRELIPNAGPNLYIEPPFFCDYGYNISCGENVYFNVNCVVLDCAKVTIGSNVFFAPGVQLYTATHPLDAELRKTLENALPITIGNDCWIGGNTVICPGITIGNGCVIGAGSVVTKDIPDNSLAVGNPAKVIRKLNE, encoded by the coding sequence ATGAATACAGAAAAAGAAAAAATGATTGCGGGAGACTATTATTTGGCAGGCGATCCTGTTTTGGTAAAAGACAGACGAAGGTCGAAAAATTTACTGCATCGATTAAACGTCATTGAATATAGAATTACCAAAAAAGCCCGCGAAATACTCCGAGAATTAATTCCAAATGCCGGACCAAATCTCTATATTGAACCTCCTTTTTTCTGTGATTACGGCTACAATATCAGTTGTGGAGAAAATGTATATTTCAATGTAAATTGTGTTGTTTTAGACTGTGCCAAAGTAACAATAGGTTCTAATGTGTTTTTTGCACCCGGAGTTCAATTATACACAGCAACCCATCCGCTTGATGCTGAACTGAGAAAAACGCTTGAAAATGCGCTACCAATAACCATTGGAAACGACTGCTGGATTGGCGGAAACACTGTGATTTGTCCGGGTATAACCATCGGAAACGGTTGCGTTATCGGGGCTGGTTCTGTGGTGACTAAGGATATTCCAGACAATTCATTGGCTGTAGGAAATCCTGCAAAAGTGATTCGGAAACTAAACGAATAA
- a CDS encoding carbonic anhydrase, whose protein sequence is MKPFYISFLLVSLFLSSCKEQINEDNATNPIEKLANGNKRFLDNKQLHPHQNKDAILNNEKAQHPIAVVITCSDSRVSPEIVFDQGLGDLFVVRNAGNLISDLDMGSIEYAVEHLKTKVIIVLGHTECGAVKAFVENVTAETETKSLKHDHIEDIINTLKAEDEENKVPRPHKAHLQECVIANIKHSANLILKNEFLNQKEIKVIPMLYDIHTGKVVSVQ, encoded by the coding sequence ATGAAACCCTTTTACATTAGCTTTTTGCTTGTTAGCCTTTTTTTATCAAGCTGTAAAGAACAAATTAATGAAGACAACGCTACCAATCCCATTGAAAAACTGGCCAACGGGAACAAACGCTTTTTAGACAACAAACAACTTCATCCGCATCAAAATAAAGATGCTATTTTAAACAACGAAAAAGCCCAACACCCCATTGCAGTCGTAATTACTTGCTCAGACAGTCGCGTAAGTCCCGAAATTGTTTTTGATCAAGGTTTAGGCGATTTATTTGTGGTGCGAAATGCCGGAAACTTAATCTCGGATTTAGATATGGGAAGCATCGAATATGCAGTGGAACATTTAAAAACCAAAGTGATAATTGTGCTTGGGCATACCGAATGTGGTGCTGTAAAAGCTTTTGTCGAAAATGTCACAGCCGAAACTGAAACCAAAAGTTTAAAACACGACCACATCGAAGACATTATTAACACCCTGAAAGCGGAAGATGAAGAGAATAAAGTGCCAAGACCACACAAAGCTCATTTACAAGAATGTGTTATTGCAAATATCAAGCATTCTGCAAACTTAATTTTGAAAAATGAATTCCTAAATCAAAAAGAAATCAAAGTAATTCCGATGTTATATGACATTCATACCGGAAAAGTGGTATCTGTACAATAA
- a CDS encoding TonB-dependent receptor, with protein sequence MKTIFTLAVLFYSITIFSQATLSGKVVDEKGKPVAGANIYLEGTYDGTSSDEKGDFNFSTTTTGNQILVVSFLIYETSKMEIQVADFQNKTIKLKESVTALDAVVVTAGTLESGEKARVSVLKPLDIVTTAGSAGNIIAALQTLPGTQNVGEDGRLFVRGGEANETQTFVDGIRVAQPYGASTNNVPTRGRFSPFLFSGMAFSTGGYSAEYGEALSSVLLLNTQDEPDQNKTEVSVMTVGLGVGNTQKWKKSALSVNTAYLNLAPYQAVVPQNVDWNSPFQSLSGETVYRYNFNNGILKLYAAFDASKFDINQENSNSEEKIRVNLNNNNFYFNTSYKGVFGDNWQITSGLSYALSKNKIDIDSDVVANDEKAAHLKLKLKKSFSDRFKLSFGADYFTTHFNENFKENLGTINTSGYNSNIAAFYTEADVFFSKKLAAKVGLRASNNDLLGETAISPRISFAYKVAKNSQFSLAYGDFTQTPSVDYIKYAKFHQFESEKASHYIVNFQYNEAGKTFRAEAYYKDYSNLVQYDTPSVQYNSVFSNGGSGYAKGLDLFWRDGKSIQNLEYWVSYSYIDTERLYKNFSAQTTPSFVADHSLSVVTKYWISDLKSQIGFTNSYSSGRPYNNPNENQFMNEKTKSYHNLSFNWAYLLSSQKILYFSVSNVLGSQNVFGYDYAKQPDATGFYKRTAITPTADRFFFVGFFWTISNDKKDNQLKNL encoded by the coding sequence ATGAAGACTATTTTTACTCTTGCTGTTCTTTTTTACTCGATTACCATTTTTTCGCAAGCGACACTTTCGGGTAAAGTGGTTGATGAAAAAGGAAAACCTGTTGCAGGAGCCAATATTTATTTAGAAGGTACTTATGACGGAACTTCCAGTGACGAAAAAGGAGATTTTAATTTTAGTACGACGACAACCGGGAATCAAATTTTGGTAGTGAGTTTCTTGATTTATGAGACTTCAAAAATGGAGATACAGGTTGCTGATTTTCAAAATAAAACAATCAAATTAAAAGAAAGTGTAACGGCGCTCGATGCTGTTGTTGTTACAGCTGGAACACTGGAATCTGGTGAAAAAGCGAGAGTTTCTGTTTTGAAACCATTAGATATAGTCACTACCGCAGGTTCTGCAGGAAATATTATTGCGGCTTTGCAAACGTTGCCGGGTACGCAAAATGTAGGGGAAGACGGAAGGCTGTTTGTTCGTGGTGGTGAGGCAAATGAAACTCAAACATTTGTAGATGGTATCCGGGTAGCGCAGCCGTATGGTGCCAGTACTAATAATGTACCAACACGCGGGCGTTTTTCACCGTTTTTATTTAGCGGAATGGCTTTTTCAACTGGTGGATATTCTGCAGAATATGGAGAGGCTTTATCGAGTGTTTTGTTGTTGAATACACAAGATGAACCGGATCAAAATAAAACAGAAGTATCTGTAATGACGGTTGGTTTGGGAGTTGGTAATACTCAAAAATGGAAAAAAAGCGCTTTGAGTGTAAATACCGCTTACCTTAATTTAGCTCCGTATCAGGCTGTAGTTCCTCAAAATGTAGATTGGAACAGCCCGTTTCAATCTTTGTCCGGAGAAACGGTTTATCGCTACAATTTCAACAACGGAATCCTGAAATTATACGCTGCTTTTGATGCCTCAAAATTTGATATTAATCAAGAAAATAGTAATTCAGAAGAAAAAATCAGAGTTAATTTAAACAACAATAATTTCTATTTTAATACTTCTTATAAAGGCGTTTTTGGAGACAATTGGCAAATTACTTCGGGTTTGAGTTATGCTTTAAGTAAAAATAAAATAGATATTGATTCAGATGTTGTTGCTAATGATGAAAAAGCGGCGCATTTGAAATTAAAATTGAAAAAAAGTTTCTCAGATCGATTCAAATTGTCCTTTGGAGCTGATTATTTTACGACTCATTTCAATGAAAATTTCAAAGAAAATCTAGGAACAATAAATACCAGTGGATACAACTCAAACATCGCTGCTTTTTATACTGAAGCTGATGTTTTCTTTTCTAAAAAACTGGCGGCAAAAGTAGGTTTAAGAGCTTCAAATAATGATTTGTTAGGGGAAACGGCTATTTCTCCAAGAATTTCATTCGCATACAAAGTGGCTAAAAATAGTCAGTTTTCATTGGCCTACGGAGATTTTACACAAACGCCGTCGGTTGATTATATCAAATATGCTAAATTTCATCAGTTTGAGAGCGAAAAAGCGTCGCATTACATTGTGAATTTTCAATATAATGAAGCAGGAAAAACCTTTAGAGCCGAAGCATATTACAAAGACTACAGCAATTTAGTGCAATATGATACGCCGTCTGTTCAATATAATTCTGTTTTTAGTAATGGCGGTTCCGGCTATGCGAAAGGATTGGATTTGTTTTGGAGAGACGGAAAATCAATTCAGAATTTAGAATATTGGGTTTCCTATTCGTATATCGATACGGAGCGACTGTATAAAAATTTTAGCGCCCAGACAACGCCAAGTTTTGTCGCCGATCATAGTTTATCTGTTGTCACTAAATATTGGATTTCGGATTTGAAATCACAAATCGGATTCACTAATTCCTACAGTTCAGGACGTCCCTATAACAATCCGAATGAAAATCAATTTATGAACGAAAAAACAAAATCATACCATAATTTGAGTTTTAATTGGGCATATTTGTTGTCCTCACAAAAGATTTTGTATTTCTCCGTTTCTAATGTTTTGGGCAGTCAAAATGTATTTGGCTATGATTACGCGAAACAACCGGATGCGACAGGTTTTTATAAAAGGACTGCAATTACGCCTACTGCGGATCGCTTTTTCTTTGTTGGTTTCTTTTGGACTATCAGCAACGACAAAAAAGACAATCAACTTAAGAATCTTTAA
- a CDS encoding histidine kinase has product MKNDYVKEFPRAFFIGLSIFGLLNLIQILNGGSVSFDEHLKLMFLYTMLYSFALHIANTYLFISLDKIFVNERFSKKRIFIGFISSFFLSLFVIFLLRLFISVLIKKQSFTVFVANESASDYIVASVFTFVVLLIVHFIYLYKGYQENKVKEQKIIAGTANAKFESLKNQIDPHFLFNSLNVLSSLIEENPENAQRFTTSLSKIYRYVLEQKDKELVTVEEELSFAKTYMNLLKMRFENSLFYELPTAFHNPEAKVVPLSLQLLLENTVKHNVVSEQRPLHIRIEIEGDYLVIQNDYQKKEVLQERQGVGLQNIINRYGIITKRKVLIAQNEQTFTVKIPILTKQITVMETSTDYNSNNAYFRAKKRVEELKGFYGNLISYCCVIPILIFINLTYMPQFQWFWFSAAGWGFGLVMHAFKVFGYSSNWEERKIQEILSKEDTKKSWK; this is encoded by the coding sequence ATGAAAAATGATTATGTAAAAGAATTTCCAAGAGCGTTTTTTATTGGCTTAAGTATCTTTGGGTTGCTTAATCTAATTCAGATTTTGAACGGAGGAAGTGTTTCTTTTGATGAACATTTAAAGTTAATGTTTTTGTATACAATGCTTTATAGTTTTGCGTTGCATATCGCCAATACTTATTTATTTATCTCATTAGATAAAATTTTTGTCAACGAAAGATTTTCAAAAAAGAGAATATTTATTGGTTTTATTTCTTCGTTTTTTCTTTCACTATTTGTTATTTTTCTGTTGAGACTTTTTATCTCGGTTTTAATTAAAAAACAGTCTTTTACCGTTTTTGTTGCCAATGAAAGCGCCTCAGATTATATTGTGGCTTCTGTTTTTACTTTTGTGGTGTTGTTGATTGTTCATTTTATTTATCTCTATAAAGGATATCAAGAGAATAAAGTCAAGGAGCAAAAAATCATAGCAGGAACCGCAAATGCTAAGTTCGAGAGTTTAAAAAATCAAATAGATCCTCATTTTCTTTTTAACAGTTTAAATGTTTTGAGTTCTTTAATTGAAGAAAATCCTGAAAATGCGCAACGATTTACCACTTCATTATCAAAGATTTACAGGTATGTATTGGAACAAAAAGATAAGGAATTGGTTACTGTTGAAGAAGAGCTTTCTTTTGCTAAAACATACATGAATTTGCTAAAAATGCGTTTCGAAAACAGCTTGTTTTATGAATTACCAACTGCTTTTCATAATCCTGAAGCTAAGGTTGTGCCGCTTTCATTGCAGCTTTTATTAGAAAACACAGTAAAGCACAATGTGGTAAGTGAACAAAGGCCGTTGCATATTCGCATTGAAATTGAAGGGGATTATTTAGTAATTCAAAATGATTATCAAAAGAAAGAAGTATTACAGGAACGTCAAGGTGTTGGTTTGCAAAATATCATCAATCGCTACGGAATTATTACTAAAAGAAAAGTGCTGATAGCGCAAAACGAACAAACATTCACCGTTAAAATACCCATTTTAACCAAACAAATTACGGTTATGGAAACCAGTACAGATTACAATTCAAATAACGCTTATTTCAGGGCAAAAAAAAGAGTGGAAGAGTTGAAAGGGTTTTATGGAAACCTAATTTCGTATTGTTGTGTAATTCCAATTTTGATTTTCATAAATCTTACATATATGCCACAATTTCAATGGTTTTGGTTTTCGGCAGCTGGTTGGGGTTTTGGTTTAGTGATGCATGCTTTCAAAGTATTTGGATACAGTTCGAACTGGGAAGAAAGAAAGATTCAGGAGATTTTGAGTAAAGAAGACACTAAAAAAAGTTGGAAATAA
- a CDS encoding 2TM domain-containing protein, producing the protein MGDNFENEERYFKAKKRVEEIKGFYGNLTSYVVVNCVLFVINMVTSPQYLWFFWPLLGWGIGVVFHGIKVFNYMPFLGKDWEERKIKEFMEKEEQTKSSWQ; encoded by the coding sequence ATGGGAGATAACTTTGAAAATGAAGAACGCTATTTTAAAGCGAAAAAAAGAGTAGAAGAGATTAAAGGATTTTACGGAAATTTGACCTCGTATGTAGTGGTAAACTGTGTTTTATTTGTTATAAATATGGTTACGTCACCACAATATTTATGGTTCTTTTGGCCATTGTTAGGCTGGGGAATTGGGGTTGTTTTTCACGGGATTAAAGTGTTTAATTACATGCCATTTCTGGGAAAAGATTGGGAAGAAAGAAAAATTAAAGAATTTATGGAAAAAGAGGAACAAACAAAGTCCTCTTGGCAATAA
- a CDS encoding 2TM domain-containing protein yields the protein MGRLRKQRLERFQAEGFNPDERYELAYKRVKRIKGFYIHALVYVLVNAFILISSFNKWEGDTVFWQWETLNTALFWGIGLAAHGLSVFGNAIFFGQNWEEKKIQELMDKDKSEKWE from the coding sequence ATGGGAAGATTGAGAAAACAGCGATTAGAACGCTTTCAAGCAGAAGGTTTTAATCCGGATGAACGCTATGAATTAGCGTATAAAAGAGTAAAAAGAATCAAAGGATTTTACATTCATGCATTGGTTTATGTTCTTGTGAATGCTTTTATTCTGATATCAAGCTTTAATAAATGGGAAGGTGATACGGTTTTTTGGCAGTGGGAAACGTTGAATACGGCATTGTTTTGGGGAATTGGATTGGCTGCTCACGGATTATCTGTTTTTGGTAATGCTATTTTCTTTGGTCAAAACTGGGAAGAAAAGAAAATTCAAGAATTGATGGATAAAGATAAAAGTGAAAAATGGGAATAG
- a CDS encoding LytR/AlgR family response regulator transcription factor has product MTTIIIEDEKPAARLLQRKLDKLNVKVGVMLHSVAEAIDWFSNNEHPDLIFLDIQLSDGLSFEIFDKIEIKSAVIFTTAYDEYALRAFKLNSIDYLLKPIDEDDLEVAVSKFKVRLPKKENETQNLSLDFEQIKKMLSNPFEKNHKKRFTVKIGQHLKVISTDEIECFFSENKGTYLHTFDNRNYLIETTLELLEQELDPVAFYRISRKFIIPLKAIKEIVVYSNSRLKIILPSYKEDEVIVSREKVADFKTWIG; this is encoded by the coding sequence ATGACCACAATAATAATTGAAGATGAAAAACCAGCCGCCCGTTTGCTACAAAGAAAACTGGATAAATTAAATGTAAAAGTAGGAGTGATGTTGCATTCTGTTGCAGAAGCCATCGATTGGTTTTCGAACAATGAGCATCCGGATTTGATCTTTCTGGACATTCAATTATCAGACGGATTATCGTTTGAAATTTTTGATAAAATTGAGATTAAAAGCGCTGTAATTTTCACAACTGCTTATGACGAATATGCTTTGCGGGCATTCAAATTAAACAGTATAGATTATCTTTTGAAACCCATTGATGAAGATGATTTAGAAGTGGCAGTTTCAAAATTTAAAGTCCGTTTGCCAAAGAAAGAAAATGAAACTCAAAACTTAAGTTTGGATTTTGAACAGATTAAAAAAATGCTTTCGAATCCTTTTGAGAAGAATCATAAAAAACGCTTTACCGTAAAAATAGGACAACATTTAAAAGTGATTTCAACCGATGAAATTGAATGTTTTTTCAGCGAAAATAAAGGAACTTATTTACACACTTTTGACAATAGAAATTATCTGATTGAAACAACTTTGGAGCTTTTGGAACAAGAATTAGATCCAGTTGCATTTTATCGCATCAGCCGAAAATTTATCATTCCACTCAAGGCAATTAAAGAAATTGTGGTCTACAGTAATTCCCGTTTAAAGATTATTTTGCCTTCTTATAAAGAAGATGAAGTGATTGTAAGCAGAGAAAAAGTAGCTGATTTTAAAACTTGGATTGGGTAA
- a CDS encoding CDP-alcohol phosphatidyltransferase family protein yields MSKLAAQDKFLDLSDYGRPFGKFFANQLKNTRFTPIHVTLLFGLSGLIAMFCILQNQYFYAAFFIVLKSAIDAADGELARLKNTPSYVGRYLDSVFDITLNFMFLMAICYVSKTSIWLTLLAFIGIQLQGTLYNYYYVILRNKSVGGDSTSKIFEYKSPRALPGETQKSVDILFLIYTVVYGTFDKIIHTLDQDAYKVKTFPNWFMTLLSIYGLGFQLLIIAIMLPLNLIEYIVPFFIVYTLMIFVIIGIRKVVFKV; encoded by the coding sequence ATGTCTAAACTTGCTGCTCAAGATAAATTTTTAGATTTATCCGATTATGGAAGACCCTTCGGAAAATTTTTTGCTAATCAATTAAAAAATACCCGATTTACTCCAATTCATGTTACACTACTTTTTGGACTTTCCGGACTTATAGCGATGTTTTGCATTTTGCAAAATCAGTACTTTTATGCCGCCTTTTTTATTGTTTTAAAATCTGCAATTGATGCCGCCGACGGCGAGTTAGCCAGACTAAAAAACACGCCTTCATATGTAGGGAGATATTTAGACAGCGTATTTGATATTACCCTTAATTTTATGTTTTTGATGGCCATTTGTTACGTATCTAAAACTAGTATCTGGCTCACCCTTTTAGCTTTTATCGGCATACAATTACAAGGAACTTTATACAATTATTACTATGTTATTTTACGAAATAAATCAGTAGGAGGAGATTCGACCAGTAAGATTTTTGAATACAAATCCCCTCGTGCTTTGCCTGGAGAAACTCAAAAATCAGTCGATATTTTGTTTCTGATTTACACCGTTGTTTATGGTACTTTTGACAAAATAATTCACACCTTAGATCAGGATGCTTATAAAGTAAAAACGTTTCCAAATTGGTTTATGACACTACTTTCTATTTACGGACTCGGCTTTCAATTATTAATTATTGCCATCATGCTTCCGCTAAATTTGATAGAATACATTGTTCCGTTTTTTATTGTGTACACCTTAATGATCTTCGTGATTATTGGTATCAGAAAAGTGGTTTTTAAGGTTTAA
- a CDS encoding COX15/CtaA family protein, with protein sequence MKKENNYVITWLLSGCLLLFMMVVVGGITRLTNSGLSMTDWHLVTDTFPPLSEAKWEQAFEEYKKFPEYQKINIHNDFTLSDYKFIYFWEWFHRFIGRIIGLAFIVPFVYFLFKKRLSTETIKKCVVLLGMGGFQGFLGWFMVRSGLIDNPDVSHFRLSLHLTFAFITFAYTLWVALDLIYPNKTTVILPLQKIARIALVFLLIQIIYGGFVAGLNAGLIHNHWPLMSDGQFIHESVFIEQKTLFLNLVEGKSGVQFVHRTMAYIVVGLILLLFFKSKKYLLSSLQKKGINTLVIIVFLQFGLGVFTLLYSVPLWLGLAHQIMAFFLLSAMTFTLHRLSK encoded by the coding sequence ATGAAAAAAGAGAATAATTACGTTATTACCTGGTTGTTATCCGGTTGTTTATTATTGTTTATGATGGTTGTTGTTGGAGGAATTACACGATTGACCAATTCAGGATTATCAATGACAGATTGGCATTTAGTAACGGATACTTTCCCTCCGCTTTCTGAAGCCAAATGGGAACAAGCTTTTGAAGAATACAAGAAATTTCCCGAATATCAAAAGATTAATATCCACAACGACTTTACGCTCAGCGATTATAAATTCATCTATTTTTGGGAATGGTTCCACCGTTTCATAGGAAGAATAATTGGTTTAGCATTCATCGTTCCCTTTGTATACTTCTTATTCAAAAAACGCCTTTCGACCGAAACTATAAAAAAATGTGTTGTTCTTTTAGGAATGGGCGGTTTTCAAGGATTTTTGGGTTGGTTTATGGTACGAAGCGGTTTAATTGACAATCCGGATGTAAGTCATTTTAGACTTTCATTGCATTTAACATTTGCTTTTATCACTTTTGCTTATACTCTTTGGGTTGCTTTAGATTTAATTTATCCAAATAAAACAACTGTTATACTTCCGTTACAGAAAATCGCGCGTATCGCTCTGGTTTTTTTATTGATACAAATCATCTATGGCGGTTTTGTTGCGGGTTTAAATGCTGGTTTAATTCACAATCATTGGCCTTTAATGAGCGACGGACAGTTTATTCACGAGAGTGTTTTTATCGAACAAAAAACGTTGTTTCTTAATCTTGTCGAAGGAAAAAGCGGCGTGCAGTTTGTACACAGAACCATGGCTTATATTGTAGTTGGACTCATCCTATTGTTATTTTTCAAAAGCAAAAAATATTTACTTTCCTCTTTACAGAAAAAAGGAATCAATACCTTAGTAATTATTGTGTTTTTGCAATTTGGCCTAGGCGTTTTTACTTTGCTTTACAGCGTTCCGCTTTGGTTAGGATTAGCACATCAAATAATGGCTTTCTTTTTACTTTCGGCAATGACGTTCACATTACACCGATTATCTAAATAA
- a CDS encoding CCA tRNA nucleotidyltransferase, with amino-acid sequence MSIKTSYKEALHNKIFEVISQASQELNVESYVIGGFVRDLLLNRDFKKDIDIVAVGSGIELALKVSQLLPKKPKVQVFKTYGTAMLRFEDTEIEFVGARKESYNQESRNPVVENGTLEDDQNRRDFTINALALSLNKDNFGMLLDPFNGIQDLKNKIIKTPLDPDITYSDDPLRMLRGIRFATQLGFEIDENSLNSITKNAERIKIISGERIVDELNKILSTDKPSVGFLLLFKTGLLDIILPELTALNQVEEIEGHTHKNNFYHTLEVVDNICPNTDDVWLRWSALLHDIGKAPTKRFNKKQGWTFHGHEFLGGKMAKKIFERLHMPLNHKMKFVQKMVMMSSRPIVLSQDTVTDSAVRRLVFDAGEDVENLMTLCEADITTKNPNKFKKYHNNFEIVRKKIVEVEERDHVRNFQPPITGEEIMEIFQLKPSREIGVLKEAIKEAILEGEIANDYNEAYAFMLKRAERLGLKINGC; translated from the coding sequence ATGAGTATTAAAACTTCGTATAAAGAAGCCTTACATAATAAAATTTTTGAAGTTATCTCACAAGCTTCACAAGAACTTAACGTAGAAAGCTATGTAATTGGTGGTTTTGTTCGTGATTTACTTTTAAACAGAGATTTCAAAAAAGATATTGATATTGTTGCTGTTGGCAGCGGAATCGAATTAGCATTGAAAGTTTCTCAACTACTTCCCAAAAAACCAAAAGTACAAGTTTTTAAAACTTACGGAACTGCAATGCTGCGTTTTGAAGACACTGAAATTGAGTTTGTTGGCGCCCGAAAAGAATCCTATAATCAGGAAAGCCGCAATCCGGTTGTAGAAAACGGAACACTTGAAGACGACCAAAACCGTCGTGATTTTACCATCAATGCATTGGCACTTTCGCTAAACAAAGATAATTTCGGAATGTTATTAGATCCTTTCAATGGTATACAGGATTTAAAAAACAAAATCATAAAAACACCGCTTGATCCTGATATTACCTATTCTGACGATCCTTTACGCATGTTGAGAGGCATTCGCTTTGCAACACAATTGGGTTTTGAAATCGATGAAAACTCTTTGAATTCGATTACTAAAAATGCGGAACGAATTAAGATTATTTCTGGAGAACGAATTGTAGATGAACTGAACAAAATACTTTCTACCGATAAACCTTCGGTTGGATTTTTACTGTTATTCAAAACCGGACTTTTAGACATTATTCTTCCTGAGTTAACAGCGCTGAATCAAGTAGAAGAAATTGAAGGTCATACACATAAAAATAATTTTTATCACACCTTGGAAGTCGTAGATAATATTTGCCCCAATACAGATGATGTTTGGTTGCGCTGGTCGGCTTTGTTACATGACATTGGAAAAGCTCCTACCAAACGTTTTAATAAAAAACAAGGCTGGACCTTTCATGGACATGAATTTTTGGGCGGAAAAATGGCAAAGAAAATCTTTGAAAGATTGCATATGCCTTTGAACCACAAAATGAAATTTGTGCAAAAAATGGTGATGATGAGTTCGCGACCTATTGTTTTATCTCAAGATACCGTAACGGATAGCGCTGTGCGACGATTAGTTTTTGATGCCGGGGAAGATGTAGAAAACTTAATGACTTTGTGTGAGGCGGATATCACTACAAAAAACCCAAATAAATTCAAGAAATACCATAATAATTTTGAAATTGTACGCAAGAAAATTGTCGAAGTTGAAGAGCGAGATCATGTTCGTAATTTTCAACCGCCAATAACCGGGGAAGAAATTATGGAAATATTCCAATTGAAACCATCAAGAGAAATCGGCGTGCTGAAAGAAGCCATCAAAGAAGCTATTTTAGAAGGCGAGATCGCCAACGATTATAATGAAGCTTATGCTTTTATGTTAAAGCGAGCAGAAAGATTAGGATTAAAGATTAACGGTTGTTGA
- a CDS encoding L-threonylcarbamoyladenylate synthase, whose amino-acid sequence MNQEIHNAYEVIKNGGIILYPTDTVWGIGCDATNPEAVAKIYKLKQRAETQSMIVLMNGEKMMYNVFKDIPEVAWQIMDLSENPTTLILDKPRNVAPNLIAADNTLGIRIVKEPFCFKLLERMKKPLVSTSANISGQPTPIAFKDISPEIIKGVDYVVNLHREKIGGKPSTIIKLTNDSQVKVIRK is encoded by the coding sequence ATGAACCAAGAAATCCATAATGCCTACGAAGTAATCAAAAACGGCGGCATCATTCTATATCCCACTGATACTGTTTGGGGAATTGGCTGTGATGCTACTAATCCTGAGGCTGTGGCCAAAATCTATAAACTCAAACAAAGAGCGGAAACCCAAAGCATGATTGTTTTGATGAATGGCGAAAAAATGATGTACAATGTTTTCAAAGACATCCCGGAAGTAGCTTGGCAAATCATGGATTTATCCGAAAACCCAACTACTTTAATCTTAGACAAGCCCAGAAATGTAGCGCCAAATTTAATAGCGGCGGATAATACTTTAGGAATACGCATTGTTAAGGAACCGTTTTGCTTTAAATTATTAGAACGCATGAAAAAACCATTGGTTTCTACCTCAGCAAATATCTCTGGACAACCTACTCCTATTGCCTTCAAAGATATTAGTCCGGAAATTATAAAAGGTGTAGACTATGTTGTAAATTTGCATCGCGAAAAAATTGGTGGAAAACCATCAACGATCATTAAGTTGACTAATGATTCTCAGGTAAAAGTGATTCGTAAATAG